The DNA segment CTTGTGGAAGCGATCGAGAAAGGCCTTGTTGGCCGGCGTGTCGAGCGCCTCGAAATAGTTGAAGCACAACAGGATGCCGTTGGTTTCCTCCGGCGACAGCACCATCTGCTCGCCGCCGATGGTCATCGTCGTCGATGCCATCGGGATCTGCTTGTTCATGCCCGCGGCAGCCCACTGGCGGTAGAACGACTGGTGCGCGCCGCCGACAAGGACGAGATAGAGGAAGTCCGGCTTGGCTTCCTGGATCTTCTGGATCGTCGATCCGAAGTTGGTGACGTCGAGTGGGAAGAAGTCCTCGCCTACGATCTGGCCGCCATTTTCCGTGCAGTATTTCCGGGTCCAGGCCGCGGTGATCTGGCCATAATTGTAGTCGGCAGCCAGCGTGTAGATTTTCTTGCCCCATTTGTTCATCGCATAGGGCACGTGCTTGGACTGCTTCTGCGCCGGCGTGATGCCGGTGCAGAAGATGTTGCGGTCGCAGACCCCGCCCTCATATTGGGTGTTGTAGAAGTAGAGCGTGTTGAGGCGCCGAAGCACCGGCCGCATCACCTCACGCGAGGCGGACGTGATGCCGCCGAACACGGCGGACACCTTGTCCTTCAAGGCTGCCTGCTGGGAATATTGCGGATAGAGCCGCATGTCGGTCTGGGTGTCGTAGGTGATCAGGCTGATCTGCTTGCCCAGGAGCCCGCCTGCCTGGTTGATCTCCTCGA comes from the Aminobacter aminovorans genome and includes:
- a CDS encoding transporter substrate-binding protein, yielding MIMNSHLNRRTLLKSGAGAAAGLGLASIGGRAFAQEDTIRIASLLDLSGGLDAAGKPMQDAITFAVEEINQAGGLLGKQISLITYDTQTDMRLYPQYSQQAALKDKVSAVFGGITSASREVMRPVLRRLNTLYFYNTQYEGGVCDRNIFCTGITPAQKQSKHVPYAMNKWGKKIYTLAADYNYGQITAAWTRKYCTENGGQIVGEDFFPLDVTNFGSTIQKIQEAKPDFLYLVLVGGAHQSFYRQWAAAGMNKQIPMASTTMTIGGEQMVLSPEETNGILLCFNYFEALDTPANKAFLDRFHKRFGADYPYVTELAMATYQSVYLWAEGVKRAGTAERMPVIEALESGISLDLPSGKFSIDPQTHHCVMDINIGQIQDRKINILESFSQQQPLDTSGVCDLKKNPDDNSMYVIKV